The genomic segment AAGTTTGAGAACATGGGAGCCCAGATGGTAAAAGAAGTAGCTTCCAAGACAAGTGATGTTGCCGGAGACGGAACAACAACAGCTACAGTACTTGCTCAAGCAATCTTCAGAGAGGGAATTAAGCTCGTAGCAGCAGGTCATGATCCGATGAAACTTAAAAGAGGGATCGACAAGGCTGTAGAAGTAGTAGTAGACAGCATCAGAAAACAGAGCAAGCAGGTTAAAGGCAGAACCGAGATCGCTCAGGTAGCCACAGTATCGGCAAACGGAGACGAGACAATCGGAAACATCATTGCGGATGCAATGGAGAAGGTTGGTAAAGACGGCGTAATCACCGTAGAAGAGGGAAGAAGCCTAGAGACAGAGCTTGACGTGGTAGAGGGTATGCAGTTTGACAGAGGCTACCTAAGCCCATACTTCATTACAGATCCAGAGAGAATGCTGATCGAGCTCGAAGACCCAATCATCCTAATGTATGACAAAAAGATCGCTAACATGAAAGACCTAGTGCCACTACTTGAGGAAGTTGCAAGATCCACAAAGCCTCTACTTGTTATGGCAGAGGATATAGAGGGGGAGGCCCTAGCAACACTAGTTGTTAATAAAATGAGAGGCACCCTAAAAGCAGCCGCTATTAAAGCACCTGGGTTTGGAGACAGACGTAAGGCAATGCTAGAGGACATAGCAGTTCTAACCGGTGGTAAAGTGATTGCAGAAGAAGCGGGAATGAAACTTGAGAACGCTAAGCTTCCTGATATGGGAAGAGCAAAGAGAGTAATAATCGATAAAGACAACACAACACTAATCGGCGGAAGCGGAAAGAGAGGCGAGATCGAGGGCAGAATCAGACAGATCAAAGCCCAGGTAGAAGACGCAAGCGGTGAATATGACCGTGAGAAACTACAAGAGAGACTAGCTAAGCTAGCAGGCGGTGTTGCGGTAATCAGAGTAGGAGCTGCAACAGAGGCAGAGATGAAAGAG from the Thermodesulfobacteriota bacterium genome contains:
- the groL gene encoding chaperonin GroEL (60 kDa chaperone family; promotes refolding of misfolded polypeptides especially under stressful conditions; forms two stacked rings of heptamers to form a barrel-shaped 14mer; ends can be capped by GroES; misfolded proteins enter the barrel where they are refolded when GroES binds), with amino-acid sequence KFENMGAQMVKEVASKTSDVAGDGTTTATVLAQAIFREGIKLVAAGHDPMKLKRGIDKAVEVVVDSIRKQSKQVKGRTEIAQVATVSANGDETIGNIIADAMEKVGKDGVITVEEGRSLETELDVVEGMQFDRGYLSPYFITDPERMLIELEDPIILMYDKKIANMKDLVPLLEEVARSTKPLLVMAEDIEGEALATLVVNKMRGTLKAAAIKAPGFGDRRKAMLEDIAVLTGGKVIAEEAGMKLENAKLPDMGRAKRVIIDKDNTTLIGGSGKRGEIEGRIRQIKAQVEDASGEYDREKLQERLAKLAGGVAVIRVGAATEAEMKEKKARVEDALNATRAAVEEGIVPGGGVALIRAIKDVAGFKGADSEEGAGVSIVKRVLEEPLRGIAGNAGWDGSIVVGKVSEQKGSNGFDAGKLEYCDMIAAGIIDPAKVTRSAILNASSVAGLLLTTEALIAEKPEAGGGGDPGSIPNMGGMGGSMPMM